The genome window CCGAAGCGCCGCCATCCAAGATCGGCCCCCAGTAACCGTGGTCGCGGACCAGGTCCTCATGGCTGTCCCAGTTCGGCCGGATCTTCCTGGCGGTCGTGTTCTCCGCGCCACAGTAGATCTGGACAAACCGCACGCCCCGCTCGACCAGCCGTCGGGCCAGCAGGCACTGGCGGCCGAACGGGCCGATCTCCTCATGGTCGAGGCTGTAGAGCCGCCGTGTGACTTCGGTTTCGCCGCGGAGGTCGGTGGCCTCGGGAGCGCTGAGCTGAAGACGGGCGGCGAGCTCGTAGGCGGCGATGCGGGCTTCGAGCTCGCTGTTGCCCGCTCGCTCGACGGAGTGAGCTCGGTTCAGCTTGTCGAGAAAGGTGAGGCTCTTCTGCTCGCCGGCTCCGCGGAGATGGCCGAAGTCGCTCGCCGGAAAGAGATCGTTGATCGGCGGCTTCTCCGGGTCGGTCTGGAGCGTCGTCCCCTGATGCATGGCGGGCAGGAAGCCTGCCCCCCAGTTGATCACGCCCCCCGGGGGGAGGCCCCGCGGGTCGGGCAGAACCACGTAGGCCGGCAGATCCTCGCTTTCACAGCCGAGACCGTAGGTGACCCAGGCCCCCATGCTGGGGAAGCCGGGAAGGATGAAGCCGCTGTTCGCCATGAACATCGCCGGACCGTGCAGCGCGCTTTTGCTCTGCATGGAGTGAATGAACGCCATGTCGTCCACGCATTGGGCGAGCCTGGGAAACAGGTCGCTCATCCAGCGGCCGCACTCGCCGTGCTGCCGGAAGGGCCAGTAGCTCCCCTGGCAGTTCCCCGGCTTGGACGCGAAGAACTGGACCTTGCCATCGGGGTCGAACGGTCGGCCTTGCCGAGCCGCCAGTTCGGGCCGGTAGTCCCAGGTGTCGACGTGCGAAAGCCCGCCGGGGCAGAAGATCTGGATCACCGCCCGGGCCCGGGCGGGATGATGCGTCGGCCTGGCCCCCGCCCCCGGCGGGTGGCCGGCGGCCTGCGTCTCATGCAGCAGCGACGCCAGGGCCAGGCTGCCAAAGCCGCCGCCGAGCCACTGCAGGCATTCGCGCCGAGTCGTTCCGGTCATGGGGGTTCCTGTTCGTTCCAGACGATGCGGCCGCGGGATTCAGTCGATGTACAAGAACTCGTTGGCATTCAGCAGGGCCCGGCAGAGCGCGAACAGATCCAGCTCCCGCGCCCCGGCGATCTCGCCGGCGAGCGGCGGCCGCTGAAAGGCCTGTTGAAAGGCCAGTCGAATGCGATCCTCTTCGGTCGCCGCGTCGCGGTGAACGCGATCGGCAAAGGCCTGCGTCTGCCGCAGCATGAAGTCATTGTTGAGGAGCGCGAGGGCCTGTAGCGCAGTCGTCGTCTGCACGCGGGCCGGGGTGAGGTTGGCGGGATCCGGACAATCGAGCGTGGTCAGGAACCGGTGCGGTGTCGTGCGAACGACGAAGCGGTAGAGGCTCCGCCGCCACAGCTCGGGCCCATCCGGCGTGATGTACTCGTAGATCGGGGCGTAGGCTTCGACGTACCGGAAGTCGCGGAAGCCCGGGCCGCCGCGGTGGAGATTGAGCCGGCCGCTGACCGCCAGCACCGCGTCGTGGAGTGATTCCGCGTCCAGTCGGCGAGGCGATTGCCGCCAGAGCAGACGGTTCTGGGCATCGACGGCCGCGGCCGCCGCGTTCGGCGTCATCGAGCTTTGCCGATAGGTCCGGCTGGTGACGATCAGCCGGTGGATGTGCTTGAGACTCCACCCGCTTCGCAGGAGTTCACCGGCCAGCCAGTCGAGCAGAGCGGGATGCGACGGACGATCCCCGCCGAAGCCGAAGTCGCTGGGGGTGTTGACGATCCCGGTCCCGAAGTGGTGATGCCACAGCCGGTTCACGATCACGCGGCGGGTCAGCGGGTTGGCCGGATGCGTGATCCAGTCGGCGAGCGCACGGCGCCTCTGCCCCTCGGGCACCGCGTTGTCGCCCAGGGGCGACGGCGCATGTTTCGCCCAGGCGATCGCGCCGGGAGCCACCTCATCGGCTTCGTCCTCGGGATTGCCGCGGCGGTGGACGCGGACGACCGGCGGCTGCGAGTCGCTCACGACCGCGTAGACCTTCTGCGACTCGGGGAGCGCTCCCAGCGCAGCTTCCCGTTTCGCGATCTCCTGGGGCAGCTGCTCCGTTCTGGCCCGCTCGGCATCGGAAAGAGGAACGTCGCTCCGATCGGGCGACAGCCGCGGGTCCCCCAGGAAGAGCAGATCATGGCCGATGCCGTCACCGCCATCCGTTGCCACCAACGTCAGGGACTTCGCGGCGGCGGGGATCGGCAAGTCGATCGTGGCCGTCTCATCCTTTCGCAGCCCGAGCTTCTGCCACTTCCGCTCCGCATCGACGTAGACGGTGAAGTCCGCCCGGGAGGCGGCGACGGACTCTTCCGCGCCGAATCCGATCACCGCCGTGAATCGCAGCCCGGTCATGGCATGCGCCCGGCGGATCCGTTCGAGGTCGAACGTGACGCCGCCGTTGGCGTGCAGGCCGAGAAGGCTGTGACCTTTCGCCGCGTAGTCCACACCGTTGAGCGTCGTCCCGCGCTGCGCATTGAGCGGCCCGTTGCGGACGGCGTCCCAGGCGTGGCCGTTCGTTGCCGGCAAGTCGGCGGCACTCTCGAGATCGGTGACCGGCACCGGCCCTCGCCCGTCCGGGACGAACACCGCTTGAACGAACCGGGAGGCCTCCGGGACCGCGGCGGGCCAGGCCACTCTCTGCCGTCGATTCGGCGGAATCTCGCTCTGGTAGCCGAGCTTGCCGGTCACGAGCGTTCCGTCTCGCAGTTCGATGCCGCGGCCGGCCACTCCGGAACCGCGTCCGTCACCGCCGCCGATCATGTCGGCGAGGTCGAGGCCCTCGCCGTTGAGCTTCGCCAGTTCGGCCCGCGCCGCGGCCAGTTCCTGGTTTAAGCGGGTCCGGTCTTCAGCGATGCGGCGGGTCTCCGCCTCACTCACGTCCCGCTCACCACGTTTCACGCCGGCGAAGACCGCCCACAGGCCGTAGTATTCCCGCTGCGTGATCGGATCGAGCTTATGGTCGTGGCAGCGGGCACAGTTGATCGTGAGCCCCATCGAGGCGGTGATCACCTGGGTGACGATGTCATCGAGGTCGCCGGCCCGGGCGGCGCGGCGGAGGGCATCGCTCTGGGTCTCGACCTGGCCGACGAAATCCCACGGCCCGGCCGCCAGAAATCCGGTGGCAACGACCGCCTGCGGGTCGTGCGGCGCGAGCACGTCGCCGGCGATCTGTTCGCGCAGAAATCGATCGTAGGGCTTGTCCGCATTGAGGGAGTCGACGACGTAGTCGCGATAGCGCCAGGCATTGGGCCGCAGCTGGTCGCGTTCGAACCCATGCGTATCCGCGTAGTGGGCGATATCGAGCCAATGCCTCGCCCAACGCTCGCCGTAGTGCGGAGAACCGAGCAGCTCTTCGATCAGACGCTCGTAGGCCCGCGGATCAGGGTCCTTCACGAACTGTTCGACCCGCTCGTGGGTCGGGGGGAGCCCCAGAAGGTCGAAACTCAGTCGGCGGATCAGCGTCCGCCGGTCGGCCTCGGGAGATTGCGCGAGCCCGTGCCCGGCCAGGGTCTCCTGGATCAGGGAGTCGATCGACGTGTCAGCGGCGAACTCGCTTCGCACCGGCTGGACAGACCAGAACGAGTCATCCGCGCGGGGCTTCTCCTGCAGGACCACCTGCTTCGGCCAGGGGGCGCCGGCCGCAATCCAGTCTCGCAGCACCGCCGCCTCAGCTTTCGTCAGCGGTTCCCCTTTCTCCGGCATCTCCGGTCGCTCGCCCTCCTCAGCCACCGAGCGGAGATAGATGGCGCTCTCGTCCGGCTTTCCGGGCACAAGAGCCGGCCCCGACTCTCCCCCCCGCTGCAAAGCCTCCTCGGTCGTCAGATCCAGTCCGCCTTTGCGGTTCTCGCCTCGATGACACGACACGCACTTGGCCGACAGGACGGACCGAACCTGCGATTCAAAGAGCTGGGCCCCATCGATCGAGGCAACGGGCCTTTCCTCCGCCGGCGCCGGACCGGCGACCGACAACGCCCAGAGGAGCGTAAGGCACATCCAAACGAGACGTCGCCGCCGCATCAGGTCTCTTCTCCCCATTTCTGCTCCCCCAGGGAGCCCCGCAGAGGCCGCCACGGCGACACGGGATTGCGCAGATCTCATGCCAGGATTTCGTTGACCACATGGCCATGAACGTCGGTCAGGCGCCTCGCGATGCCGTTGTGCGTGAACGTCAGACGGCGGTGGTCGAGGCCCAGGAGGTGCAGGATTGTTGCGTTGAGGTCGTGGACCGACAACACGTTCTCCACTGCTTTGAAGCCGAGCTCGTCGGTCGCGCCGTAGCTGACGCCCCGTTTGACACCCGCCCCGGTCAGGACCGCCGTGAATCCCTGCGGGTTGTGGTCCCGCCCCTGGGCCCCCTTCTGGAACATCGGCATCCGGCCGAACTCCGTACACCACACGACGAGCGTCTCCTCCAAGAGCCCGCGTTGCCGCAGGTCCTGGATCAACGCCGCCGAAGGCTGGTCCATGATCCGGGCGTGGATGTCGTACTGCTCCCGCAGCGCCTGGTGGCCGTCCCAGTTCAGCTTCCCCCCGCTGGCATACGCCCCGTTGAAGACCTGTACGAAGCGGACTCCCTTCTCGATCATCCGCCGCGCGAGGATGCAGTTGCGGGCGTACCCCGCCTTCAGGGGGTCGAGCGGATCGTCCGCTCCGTACATCCGGAGAGTCGCCGGGGTTTCGGTCGAGAGGTCGCTGATCTCGGGGACGGACAGCTGCATCCGCGCCGCGAGTTCATAACTGGCGATCCGGGCGGAGAGATCCGAGTCCCCGGGGTTCGCCGCCAGATGCTCGCGGTTGAGCAGTTGCAGCAGCTGCCGCGCGGTGCGGTCGCTGTCCCGGGAGATCGACGCCGGCGCGGCCAGGTTCTGAATCGGCTGGCTGGCGCTGACCGGCGTCCCCTGATAGGCGGCGGGAAGAAAGCCCGGTCCCCAGTTGTTCCCCCGGGCCTGCGGAATGCCGCGAGGGTCGGGGATCGCCACGAAGGCGGGGAGGTTGGCGTTCTCGGTCCCGAGGGCGTAGGTGACCCACGCGCCGATGCTGGGGAACCCGTCCTGCACGAAGCCGGTCGAAAGGAAGTTCTCGGCGGGGCCGTGGGTGTTGGTCTTGCTCGTGAGCGAGTGAAGGAACGCGAAGTCGTCCGTCAGTTCCGCCAGATGCGGAATCATGTCGGAGACCATCTTGCCGGTCTCGCCCCGCGGCCGGAACTCGTACTGCGGGCGGGCGAGATTGCCGGCCGGCCCCTGAAACGTGACCGCCGGGCCGCCGGGAAGCGGCTTGCCGTCCTGCCGGATCAGCTCCGGTTTGTAGTCCCACGTCTCGAGCTGGCTGCACGCGCCGGCACAGAAGATGACGACGACATTCTTGGCGCGGGCCGGGTAATGCGGCTCACGGCCGGCGTGCGGCTGGCTGGGATCGATCCGCGGTGCGGACGACTCGTCATGCGCAAGCAGCCGTTCGCCGGAGAGCAGGCTCGTCAGCGCGATGGCGCTGAGTGCCGACGCAGTGCTGCCGAAGAAGTCGCGACGATCCAGCCCCCGCGGATCTTGGCCGGGGACCGACTGGCCGGGAGGACCGGAGCGGTGAGAGGGGCGCGGGGGCATGTCGGCTCTCAGGGGAGAAACAGGAACTCGTTGCTGTTGAGGAGGACGCGGCATAGCGTCGGCAGGCCGGCGGTCTCGACCGTCTGGAGGGCCGCGTCCCGTTCGACGGGCGACGGCGGCCGGCCGAGCGCGAGGGCGAAGGTTCGCTCGACCTTTGCGGCGGCCCCGAGGGGCGCTTCGCGATCGACGCGGGCCGCGAACACTTCCGCCCGGCGGATGACGAACGGACTGTTGAACAGGTTCAGGGCCTGGATGGCGGTCGTCGAGCGGTCGCGGCGGGGAGTCGACTGACCGGCGTCGGGGCAATCGAAAGGGCCGAAGACCGGCGTCGATTCCATCCGGATCTTGTGGGCGTAAATCATCCGCCGCAGTCCGGCGGGCGAGAAATTCTCGATCGGAACGAAGCCGCTGAGGCCTCCCCGCTGCTGGAAGAAGTTGAAGCCGGGGCCCCCCATTTCCAGGTTCAGCTCGCCGCTGACCGCCAGCATCCCATCGCGGATCGACTCGGCCTCGATCCGCCGCGACGGGAACCGCCACAGCAGACGGTTGTCGCGATCGAGGGCCTGTGCGGCGGGGTCGATGGCATGCCCCTGGCGGTAGGTGGCCGATGTGAGAATGAGCCGATGGAGCTGCTTCACCGACCAGCCGCCGGCCATGAACTCGCTCGCCAGCCAGTCGAGCAACTCGGGATGCGCGGGGGCCGTGCCGTTGAGACCGAAGTCGTTCGCGGTCTCGACGATCCCGCGGCCGAAGTGGGACTGCCAGATCCGGTTCACGAGCACGCGGGCGGTCAGCGGGTTCCCGGGGGAAGCGATCCAGCGGGCGAGCTGCAGACGCCGCTCCTGCTCGGCAGGAAGCGGCAGGGCGGCCTCCGCGGCGGAGCGGAACAGTTCCGGCACCGCGGGTCCGATCTCGTCTTCCCGTTGCTCCGGGTCACCGCGGCGGAGGACGTAAGTCGTGTCCGGCGCCCGGAACGTTCCGGCGAACGCCAGCCGCGGTGTCTCGAGCCGCTGCTTCTCCGCGCGGAGCCGGTTTCGGTCGGCGATCAGCGCTGGAAGGTCCCCCTCGGAGCCGGGGGCCTGCGCCGAGAGGAGCAGGTTCACGGAGTCGAACGGCGTTCCCCGCGGGAGGCGGTCGGCGTGTCCGGCGACTTCGGTCCAGGTCGCCCCGTCGAGCGAGACTTCGATGTGATATCGGATCGGCAGGCGATCGGCGTACTGGCCGTTGCGGTCCCGCCCCCAGACCACGCGGTCGATGTCGGTCGCCTGCGGCAGCTCGATCTGAACCCAGCCCCGGCCGAGTTCGTCCGAGATCCAGCTCCGACCGTTGCCGTACTGGCCGTCGGTGATGTGCTGCAACTGGTGCGGGCCGCTGTCCGAGTAGTTGCCGGAGGACGTAGCCTTTGTCCCCAGGCTGGCGAGCGCCACGTTCTTCGACGGCTCGCCCGGGCCGTAGATTTCGAGCTCATCGAGGCAGGGCTCGTGGCGGTTCGAATCGATCGTCTCCTCGGCCCGGAACCGCAGGAACCGGGCGGAGACCGGCGCGAAGCTTTCGATGTTCTGCCGGGGATCGACCGGGGCCCGGAAGCGGGGGAGCACACGTCCCGCGACGGCGGGCTCCGATTCCTCCTGGAGGACGATCACGTCCGCCGTGATGCCGGTCCCGGTCTCTCCGCCGCGGAGCACGAGGCGAGTGGTGGGAGTCCAGTCCCAGACCCCGACATCTTTGAGTCCACTCCAGAGGGGCGTCTGCTCCGTCGTCCCCGCGGTGACTCCGGCGGGGTAATACTGGTCGACCCGGGCGATCTCCTGCTGGTCGCCCCGCGTCGCGAGATCGCCATCGCGGTCGAGGACATAGCGGGCATCGCGGGTGTGGACGCCGCTCCCGTGAGCTCCCCATGAGAGCCACAGGCGATAGCGGCCCGAGAGCAGCGGAGCGTACGTCAGGACATCTTCGCCCGGGACGTTGTTCCACCACGTGTAGTGCCCGCCGCTGAGGTTCCCCAGACGATCCGGGGCGCCCGCGTCGTCGCGATAGCCGGGTTTCGTCCCGGCTGGATTGTTTCCGGGGCCGTTCTTGGGCTTCAGCGCCGTGACGAAGCGCGACTCCTCTTCATCGATGAGCAGCGTCCGGCCCGTAAAGGCGTCCGGCTCGAAGGCCCGCAGCCGGTTCTCGATCTGTTCGATCTGCGGGGCAAGGGCCGCGGCGGCGGTCGCCCGGGTTCGGGACTCGGCGTCCTGGATGGGGCGATCGCCGTACTCGACCCCCGCGAAGAATCCCTGGAGGGCGTAGTAGTCTCGCTGGGTGAGCGGATCGAACTTGTGGTCGTGGCAGCGGGCGCAGGCAAGCGTCAGCCCGAGCATCGCGGAGGACGTGCCGCCGATCATCTCGTCGAGCGCGTCCTGCCGGGCGAGCCGCTTCGAGGCGTCGTCCTGCCCGATCTGGCCCGGGAGCAGGACGGCGGCGGCGACGAGGAAACCGGTCGCTTCGTCGGCCCCGAGGACGTCCCCCGCCAGTTGCTCGGTGAGGAACCGGTCGTACGGCTTGTCTTCGTTGAAGGAGCGGATCACGTAATCGCGATAGGGCCACGCGTGATCGCGCTGCGTGTTGACCTCAAACCCGTGCGTGTCGGCATACCGCACGACATCGAGCCAGAGTTGCGCGGACCGCTCACCGTAGTGCGGGCTGGCGAGGACCGAATCGACGAGCTCGGCGTACGCTTCGGGCCGCTCATCGGCGATGAATGCGTCGACGGCTTCCGGTGCGGGCGGGAGGCCGGTCACATCGAGAAAGAGCCGCCTGACGAGCGTGCGGCGATCTGCCGGAGGCTGACGGGTGAGCCCGCTTCCGCCGAGCTTTGCGGTGACAAAGGCATCGACCGGGTGGTCATCCGCCGTGCTCCCCGGGGACCGCGGAAGGGGGGGCCGGACGACGGGTTGAAAGGCCCAGTGGCGGCGCGGATCGCGCTCTTCCTGCTCGTCCGTCGGGCTGGGGGCCCCATCGGCGATCCAGCGGGTGAGCCGTTCGATCTGCTCCGGCTTCAGCGGGTCCCCCTCCGGCGGCATCCGCTCAGAGACGTCCTTGGCGAGAACACGCTGGAGCAGGTGGCTTTCGTCCGGCTTTCCGGGAACCGCGGCGGCGCCCGAGTCCCCGCCGCGGCGAATTCCGGCGCCGGTGTCGAGCCGCAGGTGGCCTTCCTGTTTGAGGGCGGCGTGGCAGGAGAAGCAGCGTTCTTTCAGAAGCGGGCGCACATCCCGGAGATAGTCGACCGGCTCGGCCGATCGCGCTTCGTGAAGCGATGCGGCGAACAGCATCGAAAGACAAACCAGTATCCCGAGGTGCCCTTTCATGGAAAGCACTATGCGCGAGCCGTGGTCGTCCGGCAATCGCGCCTGGCGAAACGGGCCGCGCCGCGTGCGTTCTCCAGTCGGTGGCTGGGAGGGACGCGCCCTCCGGCCCGACGTTCTGTCTTCCGATGAGACCGAGCGGACACAGCCTGCTCGGACGGCTGTGGTGCTCGAGCCTTCACGGGAGATCGCCGTTCAACAACACCCGGAATGCGCGCCGGGCTTAGTCGGGCGTTCCAGACGGAAGTTATCATGCCGTGTCGATGGCTGAGGTCTTTTCGGGAAGAGACGGACTTCCGCCAGGAATTTGCGTGAGATCCCGCGGTCGCCGGACATTTCCCTGAGTGAGGTCTTTCCGTGGATCCCCATTCTGATGAATTCGTCACGCTTCTCACCTCGTCGCAATCCGCGATCTATGGTGGGATTCTGGCCCTGCTCCCCGACCGGACCGCGGCGCAGGACATCCTTCAGGAAACCAACCTGACACTCTGGCACAAGGCCGAAGACTTCGAAGCGGGAACGAGCTTCCTGGCCTGGGCCGGACGCATCGCCCGCTACCACGTCCTGAACTACCGGAGAAAGCGGGGACGGGAACGGCTCGTGTTCGATGAACAGCTCTTCGACGAACTCAGCGCACGACAGGCCGACCGGGCCGAAGACGCCGGTCCGGCTGCCGAGTCGCTGCGGGCCTGCCTCAAACGGCTCCCGGAAGAGCAGCGGGAACTCGTCACGCAGCGATACGCCCCCGGCGGCTCCGTGCAGCAGATCGCCGAACTCCGCGGCCAGACCGTCGGAGCCGTATCGCAGGCGCTCTATCGAATTCGGGAGACGCTGCTGAACTGCCTTTCCCAGCGGCTGCAGGAGGGGGCGCTATGAACACGCCTGACAGCGGACGGTTCCGCGAACTGGTGGGCCGGCTCAGCGACGGCATGCTGACCCTCCAGGAAGGTGCGGAGCTGAACCAGCTCCTGAAGGACGATCCGATCGCCCAGGAGATGTACCTCGATCACCTGTTCGTCGACGGCCTGCTCGAACGCGAGCTCGTCGGGACCGCGGCGGGACCGTATCCCGCAGGCCTGCCTCCACGGCCCGCGCGAAGGGAAGCGCGCCGGTCGGACACATCCCGCCGTTTGCCCCGATGGCTGCGGTCGCTCGCCGTCGGCGGAGTCTCGCTGGCGATCGGGGCGGCCGTCATCGGCTGGATGCGGCCGAGCGAAGGGGCGGTCGGCCGTCCTCTGCCGCTGACCGATTCCAGCTTCGAGTCCGGCTCGCTCGTCGCCTCGCCGACGTCGCTCCTCGCCTCCTGGTACGGAGACGACGCCGATGTCGTTCCCGATCACCTGGGCGTGAAGCCGCTCGAAGGGAACCGGATGCTCCGCTTCGTCCGGTCGACGACGAAGCCGGAGAACTCCTGCGACCTGTACCAGATCATCGACCTGCAGAGCATTGAGAAGGAGCTGGCGGAAGGCCCCGCGCACATCGAGGCCTCGGCGGCGTTCAATGCCGCTCCCGAGACACTGCAGGAGGGAGACTGCATCTTCGGCGTGACGGTCTTTGCCTACAGCGAAGACCCGTCCGGGAAGCCGCACGTCTGGCCCCTGCATTCCGAAACTCCGCTCACGTTCAGCGGCAATCAGACCCGCGCCGACGACGACGCCGAAAGCTGGCAGCGGGTCCACACGCGACTGTCCCTTCCGGCCGGTTCGAAGTTCCTCATCGTCCAGCTCTCCGTGATGCGGAGCGGCGACGACGAGGACCACGACCAGCCGACCGAGTTCCCCGGGCAGTTTGCCGACGGCGTCAGCGTGCGACTGCTGGCGTCGGACTCCTGATCCCTCCGTCAGCGGCCGGAGCGGACACGGTGAACCTCGGCGCCAGTCGCCGCGGAATCGCCGTCGGTCCCTCTGCGCCCCCGCCCGATTTCAGCGGCTCTGCCACCCACGGCGGCGCTCCATCCTGTTCCATCCGCATCGATCGTTTGAGGACGTCATGTCAGCCAAGAAGGTTGTCACCATCCTGCTCGGCGGAGCAGCGCTCGCAGCCGGAGGCGCGGCGTATCAGCGGCACCATCAGTCCGCCGGAACTCCCGCCTCCACGGCGGCTGTCGCGACAGCCGCACCCGAGGCGTCATTGCCGCCGGTCGAGCGCTCGGGACGCGACTCGCTGACGGTCCCGCCGCAGATCGCGGAGAAGATGAAGCTCGGGACGGCGATCGCGCAGAGTCCGTGTCAGCCTGTCGCCCTTCCACCGTTCCAGGGAGTCCTGGCCCTCGACAATGACCACCTCTCGCGGGTCCATGCGCGGTTTGCCGGGGAAGTCGTCGAGATCGGACACTCCACCGACGGCTCTGATCCGACACTTCGCGTCGGAGACCAGGTGAAGCAGGGCGATCTGCTGGCGGTCGTCTGGAGCACCGACCTCGGACAGAAAAAGAGCGAGCTGGTCGATGCCGTGGGAAAACTCCACGCGGAAGAAGCTCTCCGGGACCGGCTCAAGACCCTCTTCGAAGGGGGAGCAGGATCGGGGCGCAGCTACCGTGATGCCGACAAGGAGGTCCAGGCCCGGCTCGTCGAGATCGCCAGCGTCGAGCGGACCCTGCGGACGTGGCGGCTCACCGACGAGGACATCGCCGCCATCCGGGCCGAGGTCGAACACGTCGCCGATCCGAAGTACCAGTCCGACGATCGGAACGG of Planctomyces sp. SH-PL14 contains these proteins:
- a CDS encoding sigma-70 family RNA polymerase sigma factor encodes the protein MDPHSDEFVTLLTSSQSAIYGGILALLPDRTAAQDILQETNLTLWHKAEDFEAGTSFLAWAGRIARYHVLNYRRKRGRERLVFDEQLFDELSARQADRAEDAGPAAESLRACLKRLPEEQRELVTQRYAPGGSVQQIAELRGQTVGAVSQALYRIRETLLNCLSQRLQEGAL
- a CDS encoding DUF1501 domain-containing protein — its product is MPPRPSHRSGPPGQSVPGQDPRGLDRRDFFGSTASALSAIALTSLLSGERLLAHDESSAPRIDPSQPHAGREPHYPARAKNVVVIFCAGACSQLETWDYKPELIRQDGKPLPGGPAVTFQGPAGNLARPQYEFRPRGETGKMVSDMIPHLAELTDDFAFLHSLTSKTNTHGPAENFLSTGFVQDGFPSIGAWVTYALGTENANLPAFVAIPDPRGIPQARGNNWGPGFLPAAYQGTPVSASQPIQNLAAPASISRDSDRTARQLLQLLNREHLAANPGDSDLSARIASYELAARMQLSVPEISDLSTETPATLRMYGADDPLDPLKAGYARNCILARRMIEKGVRFVQVFNGAYASGGKLNWDGHQALREQYDIHARIMDQPSAALIQDLRQRGLLEETLVVWCTEFGRMPMFQKGAQGRDHNPQGFTAVLTGAGVKRGVSYGATDELGFKAVENVLSVHDLNATILHLLGLDHRRLTFTHNGIARRLTDVHGHVVNEILA
- a CDS encoding DUF1553 domain-containing protein gives rise to the protein MLFAASLHEARSAEPVDYLRDVRPLLKERCFSCHAALKQEGHLRLDTGAGIRRGGDSGAAAVPGKPDESHLLQRVLAKDVSERMPPEGDPLKPEQIERLTRWIADGAPSPTDEQEERDPRRHWAFQPVVRPPLPRSPGSTADDHPVDAFVTAKLGGSGLTRQPPADRRTLVRRLFLDVTGLPPAPEAVDAFIADERPEAYAELVDSVLASPHYGERSAQLWLDVVRYADTHGFEVNTQRDHAWPYRDYVIRSFNEDKPYDRFLTEQLAGDVLGADEATGFLVAAAVLLPGQIGQDDASKRLARQDALDEMIGGTSSAMLGLTLACARCHDHKFDPLTQRDYYALQGFFAGVEYGDRPIQDAESRTRATAAAALAPQIEQIENRLRAFEPDAFTGRTLLIDEEESRFVTALKPKNGPGNNPAGTKPGYRDDAGAPDRLGNLSGGHYTWWNNVPGEDVLTYAPLLSGRYRLWLSWGAHGSGVHTRDARYVLDRDGDLATRGDQQEIARVDQYYPAGVTAGTTEQTPLWSGLKDVGVWDWTPTTRLVLRGGETGTGITADVIVLQEESEPAVAGRVLPRFRAPVDPRQNIESFAPVSARFLRFRAEETIDSNRHEPCLDELEIYGPGEPSKNVALASLGTKATSSGNYSDSGPHQLQHITDGQYGNGRSWISDELGRGWVQIELPQATDIDRVVWGRDRNGQYADRLPIRYHIEVSLDGATWTEVAGHADRLPRGTPFDSVNLLLSAQAPGSEGDLPALIADRNRLRAEKQRLETPRLAFAGTFRAPDTTYVLRRGDPEQREDEIGPAVPELFRSAAEAALPLPAEQERRLQLARWIASPGNPLTARVLVNRIWQSHFGRGIVETANDFGLNGTAPAHPELLDWLASEFMAGGWSVKQLHRLILTSATYRQGHAIDPAAQALDRDNRLLWRFPSRRIEAESIRDGMLAVSGELNLEMGGPGFNFFQQRGGLSGFVPIENFSPAGLRRMIYAHKIRMESTPVFGPFDCPDAGQSTPRRDRSTTAIQALNLFNSPFVIRRAEVFAARVDREAPLGAAAKVERTFALALGRPPSPVERDAALQTVETAGLPTLCRVLLNSNEFLFLP
- a CDS encoding DUF1501 domain-containing protein encodes the protein MTGTTRRECLQWLGGGFGSLALASLLHETQAAGHPPGAGARPTHHPARARAVIQIFCPGGLSHVDTWDYRPELAARQGRPFDPDGKVQFFASKPGNCQGSYWPFRQHGECGRWMSDLFPRLAQCVDDMAFIHSMQSKSALHGPAMFMANSGFILPGFPSMGAWVTYGLGCESEDLPAYVVLPDPRGLPPGGVINWGAGFLPAMHQGTTLQTDPEKPPINDLFPASDFGHLRGAGEQKSLTFLDKLNRAHSVERAGNSELEARIAAYELAARLQLSAPEATDLRGETEVTRRLYSLDHEEIGPFGRQCLLARRLVERGVRFVQIYCGAENTTARKIRPNWDSHEDLVRDHGYWGPILDGGASALLTDLKSRGLLDSTLVICTTEFGRQPAAQGQGRDHNPGAFTAWMAGGGVRGGTAYGETDELGFKAVVSPTYCYDLHATALHLLGLNHEQLTFYNNGINRRLTDVHGSVIREIL
- a CDS encoding DUF1553 domain-containing protein codes for the protein MRRRRLVWMCLTLLWALSVAGPAPAEERPVASIDGAQLFESQVRSVLSAKCVSCHRGENRKGGLDLTTEEALQRGGESGPALVPGKPDESAIYLRSVAEEGERPEMPEKGEPLTKAEAAVLRDWIAAGAPWPKQVVLQEKPRADDSFWSVQPVRSEFAADTSIDSLIQETLAGHGLAQSPEADRRTLIRRLSFDLLGLPPTHERVEQFVKDPDPRAYERLIEELLGSPHYGERWARHWLDIAHYADTHGFERDQLRPNAWRYRDYVVDSLNADKPYDRFLREQIAGDVLAPHDPQAVVATGFLAAGPWDFVGQVETQSDALRRAARAGDLDDIVTQVITASMGLTINCARCHDHKLDPITQREYYGLWAVFAGVKRGERDVSEAETRRIAEDRTRLNQELAAARAELAKLNGEGLDLADMIGGGDGRGSGVAGRGIELRDGTLVTGKLGYQSEIPPNRRQRVAWPAAVPEASRFVQAVFVPDGRGPVPVTDLESAADLPATNGHAWDAVRNGPLNAQRGTTLNGVDYAAKGHSLLGLHANGGVTFDLERIRRAHAMTGLRFTAVIGFGAEESVAASRADFTVYVDAERKWQKLGLRKDETATIDLPIPAAAKSLTLVATDGGDGIGHDLLFLGDPRLSPDRSDVPLSDAERARTEQLPQEIAKREAALGALPESQKVYAVVSDSQPPVVRVHRRGNPEDEADEVAPGAIAWAKHAPSPLGDNAVPEGQRRRALADWITHPANPLTRRVIVNRLWHHHFGTGIVNTPSDFGFGGDRPSHPALLDWLAGELLRSGWSLKHIHRLIVTSRTYRQSSMTPNAAAAAVDAQNRLLWRQSPRRLDAESLHDAVLAVSGRLNLHRGGPGFRDFRYVEAYAPIYEYITPDGPELWRRSLYRFVVRTTPHRFLTTLDCPDPANLTPARVQTTTALQALALLNNDFMLRQTQAFADRVHRDAATEEDRIRLAFQQAFQRPPLAGEIAGARELDLFALCRALLNANEFLYID